TTTATTAAAGGAGGCAAGAAATGATGGAACGCTTTTCAAAACAGGTGGAGCGTAAAACCGGCGTAAATTTTGATGAAATAATGGCGCTGGCTAATGCGTTGTCACATGCGAATTTTTCAGATGAAAAGCAAGTGCGTAAAATTGTTAAAAAAGTAAGTCGCCTTGCGAATAAGCCAATTACCCAAGAGCTAGAGGACAAAATCGTAAAATCCATCTTACAAGAAGGTAAATCATTAGACTTTACAAAAATTGAGAAAATGATGAAGTAATTTATATGCATACTAAAACCCCCGTCAAGTACATGTTTGGCGGGGGTTTCTTGTAGGTTACATTTCTTTTTCCATTGCGCGATGTGGAATGTCAGCGTCCATGAATTCTGGCGATGTAACAACATAGCCTAGCTTTTCATAAAATGGCACGGCATAGCTCTGCGCATTAAGTTTTAGTTTTTGAAATTCAATGCTCGAAGCATATTGCTCTACTGTTTCCATAATTAAAATGCCAAGACGCTTACCGCGGTAAGAGCTTAGTACACAAACACGTTCTACTTTGCCGATTTTTGGTTCGATTTCACGTAAACGTGCCGTCGCAATAGTATCATTACCATCATTAACGATGAAATGAATAGCTGTCGAGTCGTGTTCATCCAGTTCTAATGTAATTGGTACGCCTTGTTCTTTTACAAATACCTCTTTACGTAACGTAAAGGCACGTTCGCGGTCTTCGTCAGTTGTTACTAATTTTACATCAAACACGTGTTATTCAGCTCCAGTCAATTTGTATGTTTCGTAGGTTGTCCAAGAGCCATCTTCAAGTTGGTACAGTAAATGAATGCGGTCGATTACGTCTGTTTCATCTACGCCAACCATACGCAATTGACCGAAAATGTCATCGTGCTCTGAAG
This portion of the Solibacillus daqui genome encodes:
- a CDS encoding GNAT family N-acetyltransferase — its product is MFDVKLVTTDEDRERAFTLRKEVFVKEQGVPITLELDEHDSTAIHFIVNDGNDTIATARLREIEPKIGKVERVCVLSSYRGKRLGILIMETVEQYASSIEFQKLKLNAQSYAVPFYEKLGYVVTSPEFMDADIPHRAMEKEM
- a CDS encoding stage VI sporulation protein F — its product is MMERFSKQVERKTGVNFDEIMALANALSHANFSDEKQVRKIVKKVSRLANKPITQELEDKIVKSILQEGKSLDFTKIEKMMK